One window from the genome of Solea solea chromosome 13, fSolSol10.1, whole genome shotgun sequence encodes:
- the thrap3a gene encoding thyroid hormone receptor-associated protein 3 isoform X1: MSRSTKSASRSRSHSRSRSRSRSTSRSRSRSRSRSRKRRYSSRSRSRSRSHSPSYNREKKYPRGYQNNREFRGYHRGFRRPYNFRGRGRGFFPRGRYQRGGGGGYNNNNNYFRPNWKNYKQHPQKQQQQQQQQQQQQQQNNPRRQSYNNLQKRSGSPPSGPSHHSDRSSSPLSRQSRHSSSSSHSSSPKCRPAVFVANQKSKDVKDETSALKDAQKEGGSDGEQVDLDANGDAKDSTGNGKSEGKWQSLENCSSSPKRPSSALTVGQSSQTTNQSGPSPKHTNDTNNGAPSWKAICSSPSPKKVSHENLNPMLPSYDFFSSEEYLDGDKTAISIAFRKFLEEQNKKATPEKCTNSEANDVDVEQRKVNGKASALHADSMSKKYKGDIDREMSLKSFLKTSPFLHVESGDEEEMVIVPHSKSLHKDWHNGGESSKLNSKVTYSASELFEECYGKWKKATYSQVANSDLDGMAEEMYHGRKPEESAALAAALAKRELAGKLEGMSSDTSCKARKMAQSPPTPRRNSDREMFMVRGTDSSPVSSRQKEPKVNVRMDFLADGLISSSDILAEERQLSQDLVQSSKKDQEFRSIFQHVQAAQFHRSPSELFAHHIVTILHHIKAQHFPSSGMTLNQRFTMYQRRAAEKEMMKPRKSPEIHRIIDVSTSAFKKHSQLFEAVKCSEDGTYKDGGEKIKGDAMDLRLDIERRKKYSTHESDHKQDQGRESPNSSRERSMEKFSKCHKRSEKSNKKRSRSSSSSSSSSRTSQQVEDLPANKSDAKDEGFNKTRLGQGGSPGPERGRTLGGFQVRIRGRGWNRGNCQGNSSHINPVKMAEHQKKGEGWEPEYTPKSKQYYLHDNREGEADHIRGRGRGSVSHGRARFIIRKAIAGSATNGPRWAHDKFQANGEQGGSQEAERGQDHNEGKTDGDDH; encoded by the exons ATGTCCAGATCCACAAAATCTGCCTCAAGGTCCCGGAGCCACTCAAGATCCCGGTCAAGATCCCGCTCCACCTCCCGCTCCAGAAGTCGCTCCAGGTCTCGTTCCAGGAAGCGCCGTTACAG CTCTAGGTCTCGGTCACGGTCAAGATCACATTCTCCATCTTATAACCGGGAGAAGAAATATCCGAGAGGTTACCAGAACAACCGGGAGTTCCGAGGCTACCACCGCGGCTTCCGGAGGCCATACAACTTCAGGGGCCGAGGGCGGGGCTTCTTTCCACGCGGACGCTACCAGCGTGGCGGTGGTGGgggctacaacaacaacaacaactacttcCGTCCCAACTGGAAGAATTACAAGCAGCACccacaaaagcagcaacagcagcaacagcagcagcagcagcagcagcagcaaaacaatCCGCGCAGGCAATCGTACAACAACCTCCAAAAACGCTCAGGAAGCCCCCCCAGTGGTCCCTCGCACCACTCGGACAGATCCTCCTCACCGTTATCCAGGCAATCTCGtcattcttcttcatcctcGCACTCGTCCTCTCCCAAATGCAGGCCAGCCGTGTTTGTGGCTAATCAGAAGTCAAAAGACGTGAAAGATGAGACCTCGGCCTTAAAGGACGCacagaaggaaggagggagcgATGGGGAGCAAGTGGATCTCGATGCCAACGGAGACGCCAAAGACAGCACGGGCAATGGGAAAAGTGAGGGCAAGTGGCAGAGTCTGGAGAACTGCAGCAGCAGTCCAAAGAGACCCAGTTCTGCACTTACTGTTGGTCAGAGCAGCCAAACTACAAACCAGTCTGGTCCCTCCCCTAAACACACAAACGACACCAACAATGGTGCCCCCTCTTGGAAGGCGATATGTAGTTCACCCTCCCCCAAAAAAGTCTCCCATGAAAATCTGAATCCAATGCTTCCCAGCTACGACTTCTTCTCCAGTGAAGAATACCTGGATGGAGATAAAACGGCAATCTCCATCGCCTTCAGAAA GTTTCTGGaggagcaaaataaaaaagccaCACCTGAAAAATGCACTAACTCAGAGGCAAATGATGTGGATGTGGAGCAGAGGAAAGTAAATGGCAAAGCATCAGCACTTCACGCTGACTCAATGTCCAAGAAGTACAAAGGGGACATTGACAGAGAAATGTCTCTGAAAAGCTTCTTGAAAACGTCTCCTTTTCTGCATGTTGAAAGCGGAGACGAGGAGGAAATGGTCATCGTGCCTCATTCTAAATCACTTCACAAGGACTGGCACAATGGGGGCGAGTCCTCTAAGCTAAACAGCAAGGTCACTTACTCAGCCAGTGAACTCTTTGAGGAATGCTATGGCAAATGGAAGAAAGCAACCTATTCTCAGGTCGCTAACAGTGACCTTGACGGCATGGCAGAGGAGATGTATCACGGTCGAAAGCCGGAGGAATCAGCGGCTCTCGCTGCTGCCCTCGCAAAGAGGGAGTTGGCGGGAAAGCTTGAAGGAATGTCCTCGGACACGAGTTGTAAAGCCAGGAAGATGGCACAATCTCCTCCAACACCACGGAGGAACTCTGACAGAGAGATGTTTATGGTCAGGGGAACGGACTCGTCTCCCGTGTCCTCAAGACAAAAGGAACCAAAAGTTAATGTCAGAATGGATTTTCTTGCAGATGGCTTAATAAG CTCGTCTGATATTTTAGCCGAGGAGCGACAGTTGTCTCAGGATCTTGTGCAGTCCTCAAAAAAGGATCAGGAGTTCCGCTCCATCTTTCAACACGTTCAGGCTGCTCAGTTCCACAGGAGTCCCTCTGAGCTCTTTGCTCATCACATAGTCACCATCCTTCACCACATCAAAg CTCAGCACTTTCCATCTTCTGGCATGACTCTAAACCAGCGATTCACCATGTACCAACGACGAGCTGCCGAGAAGGAAATGATGAAGCCGAGAAAAAGCCCAGAGATACACAG GATAATTGACGTTTCAACAAGTGCATTTAAGAAACACTCGCAGCTTTTTGAGGCGGTGAAATGCTCAGAGGATGGCACTTACAAG GACGGCGGGGAAAAAATAAAGGGTGACGCGATGGACCTCCGTTTGGATATTGAGCGCCGTAAAAAATATTCCACCCATGAAAGTGATCATAAACAGGATCAGGGACGAGAGTCCCCAAATTCTAGCAGAGAGCGATCGATGGAAAAGTTCTCCAAATGCCACAAAAGATCAGA AAAAAGCAATAAGAAGCGCTCTCGCTCAAGTtcatcctcgtcttcctcaTCAAGAACATCCCAACAAGTAGAAGATTTGCCCGCAAACAAGTCTGATGCCAAAGATGAAGGCTTTAATAAGACTCGACTGGGTCAGGGGGGATCACCAGGGCCTGAAAGAGGAAGAACACTTGGAGGATTT CAAGTACGAATCCGTGGAAGGGGCTGGAACAGAGGCAACTGTCAGGGGAACAGTTCACACATTAACCCCGTAAAAATGGCAGAGCACCAAAAAAAAGGTGAAGGATGGGAACCAGAGTACACGCCCAAGAGCAAACAGTACTATTTG CACGACAACAGAGAAGGGGAGGCAGACCATATTAGAGGGCGAGGGCGGGGAAGCGTCTCGCATGGAAGGGCACGTTTCATCATCCGCAAAGCCATAGCAGGCTCCGCCACCAATGGCCCCAGGTGGGCCCATGACAAGTTCCAGGCCAATGGGGAACAAGGTGGTTCACAGGAGGCCGAGAGAGGACAGGACCATAACGAGGGGAAAACAGACGGAGACGATCACTGA
- the thrap3a gene encoding thyroid hormone receptor-associated protein 3 isoform X2: MKKHTGSRSRSRSRSHSPSYNREKKYPRGYQNNREFRGYHRGFRRPYNFRGRGRGFFPRGRYQRGGGGGYNNNNNYFRPNWKNYKQHPQKQQQQQQQQQQQQQQNNPRRQSYNNLQKRSGSPPSGPSHHSDRSSSPLSRQSRHSSSSSHSSSPKCRPAVFVANQKSKDVKDETSALKDAQKEGGSDGEQVDLDANGDAKDSTGNGKSEGKWQSLENCSSSPKRPSSALTVGQSSQTTNQSGPSPKHTNDTNNGAPSWKAICSSPSPKKVSHENLNPMLPSYDFFSSEEYLDGDKTAISIAFRKFLEEQNKKATPEKCTNSEANDVDVEQRKVNGKASALHADSMSKKYKGDIDREMSLKSFLKTSPFLHVESGDEEEMVIVPHSKSLHKDWHNGGESSKLNSKVTYSASELFEECYGKWKKATYSQVANSDLDGMAEEMYHGRKPEESAALAAALAKRELAGKLEGMSSDTSCKARKMAQSPPTPRRNSDREMFMVRGTDSSPVSSRQKEPKVNVRMDFLADGLISSSDILAEERQLSQDLVQSSKKDQEFRSIFQHVQAAQFHRSPSELFAHHIVTILHHIKAQHFPSSGMTLNQRFTMYQRRAAEKEMMKPRKSPEIHRIIDVSTSAFKKHSQLFEAVKCSEDGTYKDGGEKIKGDAMDLRLDIERRKKYSTHESDHKQDQGRESPNSSRERSMEKFSKCHKRSEKSNKKRSRSSSSSSSSSRTSQQVEDLPANKSDAKDEGFNKTRLGQGGSPGPERGRTLGGFQVRIRGRGWNRGNCQGNSSHINPVKMAEHQKKGEGWEPEYTPKSKQYYLHDNREGEADHIRGRGRGSVSHGRARFIIRKAIAGSATNGPRWAHDKFQANGEQGGSQEAERGQDHNEGKTDGDDH, encoded by the exons ATGAAAAAACACACTGG CTCTAGGTCTCGGTCACGGTCAAGATCACATTCTCCATCTTATAACCGGGAGAAGAAATATCCGAGAGGTTACCAGAACAACCGGGAGTTCCGAGGCTACCACCGCGGCTTCCGGAGGCCATACAACTTCAGGGGCCGAGGGCGGGGCTTCTTTCCACGCGGACGCTACCAGCGTGGCGGTGGTGGgggctacaacaacaacaacaactacttcCGTCCCAACTGGAAGAATTACAAGCAGCACccacaaaagcagcaacagcagcaacagcagcagcagcagcagcagcagcaaaacaatCCGCGCAGGCAATCGTACAACAACCTCCAAAAACGCTCAGGAAGCCCCCCCAGTGGTCCCTCGCACCACTCGGACAGATCCTCCTCACCGTTATCCAGGCAATCTCGtcattcttcttcatcctcGCACTCGTCCTCTCCCAAATGCAGGCCAGCCGTGTTTGTGGCTAATCAGAAGTCAAAAGACGTGAAAGATGAGACCTCGGCCTTAAAGGACGCacagaaggaaggagggagcgATGGGGAGCAAGTGGATCTCGATGCCAACGGAGACGCCAAAGACAGCACGGGCAATGGGAAAAGTGAGGGCAAGTGGCAGAGTCTGGAGAACTGCAGCAGCAGTCCAAAGAGACCCAGTTCTGCACTTACTGTTGGTCAGAGCAGCCAAACTACAAACCAGTCTGGTCCCTCCCCTAAACACACAAACGACACCAACAATGGTGCCCCCTCTTGGAAGGCGATATGTAGTTCACCCTCCCCCAAAAAAGTCTCCCATGAAAATCTGAATCCAATGCTTCCCAGCTACGACTTCTTCTCCAGTGAAGAATACCTGGATGGAGATAAAACGGCAATCTCCATCGCCTTCAGAAA GTTTCTGGaggagcaaaataaaaaagccaCACCTGAAAAATGCACTAACTCAGAGGCAAATGATGTGGATGTGGAGCAGAGGAAAGTAAATGGCAAAGCATCAGCACTTCACGCTGACTCAATGTCCAAGAAGTACAAAGGGGACATTGACAGAGAAATGTCTCTGAAAAGCTTCTTGAAAACGTCTCCTTTTCTGCATGTTGAAAGCGGAGACGAGGAGGAAATGGTCATCGTGCCTCATTCTAAATCACTTCACAAGGACTGGCACAATGGGGGCGAGTCCTCTAAGCTAAACAGCAAGGTCACTTACTCAGCCAGTGAACTCTTTGAGGAATGCTATGGCAAATGGAAGAAAGCAACCTATTCTCAGGTCGCTAACAGTGACCTTGACGGCATGGCAGAGGAGATGTATCACGGTCGAAAGCCGGAGGAATCAGCGGCTCTCGCTGCTGCCCTCGCAAAGAGGGAGTTGGCGGGAAAGCTTGAAGGAATGTCCTCGGACACGAGTTGTAAAGCCAGGAAGATGGCACAATCTCCTCCAACACCACGGAGGAACTCTGACAGAGAGATGTTTATGGTCAGGGGAACGGACTCGTCTCCCGTGTCCTCAAGACAAAAGGAACCAAAAGTTAATGTCAGAATGGATTTTCTTGCAGATGGCTTAATAAG CTCGTCTGATATTTTAGCCGAGGAGCGACAGTTGTCTCAGGATCTTGTGCAGTCCTCAAAAAAGGATCAGGAGTTCCGCTCCATCTTTCAACACGTTCAGGCTGCTCAGTTCCACAGGAGTCCCTCTGAGCTCTTTGCTCATCACATAGTCACCATCCTTCACCACATCAAAg CTCAGCACTTTCCATCTTCTGGCATGACTCTAAACCAGCGATTCACCATGTACCAACGACGAGCTGCCGAGAAGGAAATGATGAAGCCGAGAAAAAGCCCAGAGATACACAG GATAATTGACGTTTCAACAAGTGCATTTAAGAAACACTCGCAGCTTTTTGAGGCGGTGAAATGCTCAGAGGATGGCACTTACAAG GACGGCGGGGAAAAAATAAAGGGTGACGCGATGGACCTCCGTTTGGATATTGAGCGCCGTAAAAAATATTCCACCCATGAAAGTGATCATAAACAGGATCAGGGACGAGAGTCCCCAAATTCTAGCAGAGAGCGATCGATGGAAAAGTTCTCCAAATGCCACAAAAGATCAGA AAAAAGCAATAAGAAGCGCTCTCGCTCAAGTtcatcctcgtcttcctcaTCAAGAACATCCCAACAAGTAGAAGATTTGCCCGCAAACAAGTCTGATGCCAAAGATGAAGGCTTTAATAAGACTCGACTGGGTCAGGGGGGATCACCAGGGCCTGAAAGAGGAAGAACACTTGGAGGATTT CAAGTACGAATCCGTGGAAGGGGCTGGAACAGAGGCAACTGTCAGGGGAACAGTTCACACATTAACCCCGTAAAAATGGCAGAGCACCAAAAAAAAGGTGAAGGATGGGAACCAGAGTACACGCCCAAGAGCAAACAGTACTATTTG CACGACAACAGAGAAGGGGAGGCAGACCATATTAGAGGGCGAGGGCGGGGAAGCGTCTCGCATGGAAGGGCACGTTTCATCATCCGCAAAGCCATAGCAGGCTCCGCCACCAATGGCCCCAGGTGGGCCCATGACAAGTTCCAGGCCAATGGGGAACAAGGTGGTTCACAGGAGGCCGAGAGAGGACAGGACCATAACGAGGGGAAAACAGACGGAGACGATCACTGA